The Toxoplasma gondii ME49 chromosome XII, whole genome shotgun sequence genome includes a region encoding these proteins:
- a CDS encoding KRUF family protein (encoded by transcript TGME49_251180~This gene belongs to the Lysine-Arginine rich Unidentified Function (KRUF) family of Toxoplasma-expanded genes.~Signal peptide predicted by SignalP 2.0 HMM (probability 0.831) with cleavage site probability 0.399 at residue 25~Predicted trans-membrane domain (TMHMM2.0):11-34), with product MVARPVVVRTTLVGLTYLLHAVVYGLTSTSWNAAPSALCRVLCTASLGFVGISNSFLGALGARAPDDGDLDKPAFQQSLAGSQSQETTSPESPASTSSTDSVPVPPVSSPTPESSDRRSHRQGIAASPRSEGGAASGRSAVGGLGLARIVTVSGRGTLTLGELAMEQFRRRAMELRDEWEDEERYVRRNVGRVIVNQSSRPTLSRVQKSTASARNRFRMRSLARLQEAARLESMASEIAAKLLAAGVDLSHVPGDASLTPGASDQGPRVGGDAAAPGNL from the exons ATGGTGGCTCGGCCGGTTGTCGTGAGAACGACACTTGTCGGCTTGACCTACTTGTTGCACGCCGTCGTGTACGGGCTGACAAGTACCAGCTGGAATGCTGCACCCTCCGCTCTGTGTCGAGTTCTGTGCACGGCATCCCTCGGCTTTGTAGGGATCTCCAACTCGTTTCTTGGTGCTCTTGGCGCGCGTGCTCCGGATGATGGCGATCTGGACAAGCCTGCTTTTCAGCAGTCGCTGGCAGGTAGTCAGAGTCAAGAAACAACGTCTCCGGAATCGCCTGCCTCCACGTCTTCAACGGACTCTGTGCCTGTGCCACCCGTTTCCAGCCCCACGCCGGAGTCGAGCGACCGTA GATCCCACCGACAAGGTATCGCAGCCTCACCCAGATCTGAGGGAGGGGCGGCTTCGGGGAGGTCGGCTGTCGGGGGACTAGGCCTTGCCCGAATTGTTACGGTGTCAGGCCGTGGAACCCTGACACTCGGAGAGCTTGCCATGGAACAGTTCAGGAGGCGGGCGATGGAGTTGCGAGATGAAtgggaggacgaggagcgcTACGTGAGGAGGAATGTTGGGCGTGTCATCGTGAATCAGTCCTCCCGTCCTACTCTCTCACGAGTGCAGAAGTCGACAGCATCTGCGAGAAACCGGTTTCGAATGCGATCACTTGCACGGCTGCAGGAGGCCGCACGACTGGAGTCTATGGCAAGCGAAATTGCTGCAAAGCTGCTAGCAGCCGGAGTGGATCTCTCGCACGTCCCAGGCGACGCCTCGCTGACACCCGGAGCGAGCGATCAGGGCCCGCGGGTTGGCGGCGACGCAGCCGCACCAGGTAATCTGTGA